The following DNA comes from Puniceicoccus vermicola.
TTCTCGGCTTCGATCGATTCGGGATAGGGGGCTGACGGGGTTTTAGCGGTAGCGATCGACTCCGGTTCTTCGATGATGTGGTCGTTGGTGAGGTACACCCCACTCATCATGGACGTCTTTACGTGGGCCTGATGAATTCTTCCCTCTTTGTCCTTAAAGACAATCTGGTAAATCCGGGAGTCCTTCTCGCCAAACCATCCCGGACCAAAGGGATCCCAGCTTTTGTCGAGGAGCTCGTATCCTTGTTCGCGGATGTAGCGTTCGACGCGTTCGCCGTCGAAGGATCCCGCCGCCATGCGAATGATGATCGCGAGGACGATGAAAAATCCGAAGATCAAAAAAATCTCAGAACCCATGACGATCGATCTAGCGAGCTTTGGTGAAGACCCCGGCGAAGTAGAGGCCGACCAGTGAGATCAAGACAGGGCCAACGACTTGGCCGATCGTTCTGGCGGAATCCGCCCCGGCCCCGTTTTGAGTCATCAGGACTTGCACGGCGGCAATGATGCCAATTGCGAAAAGGAGCCATCCGACGGTCTTGCTCACCTTTTGTTTGTAGGGGTTGTCGTTCATGATGAGTTTTTCTGAGATATCTTGATTCGTCTTCGACGGATCCAGTTTTTTCCTGTTTCTCGAAAATAGGTATAGATGAGAGTGATTAGAAGAAAGGAAAGAAGCCAGACTGTAGGTTTTTGGTAGAGGCGGGACAGATCACAATTTAACTGGAGATTTTTCCAGAAAATGGGGTCGAGGTTTATTCTATTTTCAGGAGAGCTTGGATCCTGGGCCGAGATCTGAGAATAGAGAATACGGGTTTTCTCGGAGACGATGCGTTGGGCTTGCGCACTGATAATAAAAGTTAAGATCCAAAAGTAGGTTATGGAAACAAAAGCGAGCCACCAGAAGAGGCGCATGATCACCTTTCCCGATAACTTCTTTAGAATTTGGATCAAATCAATGAGCTTAGCGTCTCAAGGATGAGACTGGGGAAGAATCCGAAGAATAGCTAATTTGCGGGGATATCTTTGCATTCTCATTCTTAGACTCCGGAGCGAGAAGAATATACAGAATCATTCCAAACCAATTCAGAACGCAGAGAACGATAGTCCAACAGATTTTGTCGGTAGGGTTCATGTCTTCACTTTTGAGGTGCGCAATGAGGCACCACAACCAAGCGATTTCCACTAGAAAACCGATGCAAATGAAGGGAATCAGAAAACTACGAACTTTGTCCGGACCCAATAGTTCGGAGAGAGAGATGTCGATCAAGGCAATCATGGAGGGGTGCTCTAATTTCTGCTTCTTCCATAGGACCGGGAATTGGAGCTGGAGGCAATGATTCTTTCTCTCCGTACCGTGCATCCCTCTGAAGCAGAATAAACGGCTGCGCCGCAGCGGAACGGAGGATCCAGGGAAAATCCCGCCACACCACTGAAGACCTCGGAAGTCCGAAGTAGTGAGAGCATCCTGCTCTCTCACACGTAGGAACGGGCAGGTTTCGTTCTCCCGCCGGCTACTCCTCGGTGAAGCGCCGATAGAGATCTGCATAGTGTCCTTTTTCGGATAGGAGGTCGCGGTGATTGCCGCGCTCGCTGATCTCGCCTTGATCGAGAAGGAGGACCTGATCGGCTTCGCGGATGGTCAATGGAGGATCCAGGGAAAATCCCCGGCACAGCACTAAATACTCCGGAAAGCCCAAAGTAGTGAGAGCATCCTGCTCTCTCACGCGTAGGAGCGGGCAGGATTCGCTTTTACGCTACTACTCCTCGGTAAAGCGCCGATAGAGATCTGCGTAGTGTCCTTTTCCGGAAAGGAGGTCGCGGTGATTGCCGCACTCGATGATCTCGCCTAGATCGAGAACGAGGACCCGATCGGCTTTACGGATAGTCAGTGGAGGATCTAAGGGAAATCCCCGGCACAGCACTGAAGACGTGGGAAGTCCAAAGTAGTGAGAGCATCCTGCTCTCTCACACGCAGGAACGGGCAGGATTCGCTTTTACGCGACTACTCCTCGGTAAAGCGCCGATAGAGATCTGCGTAGTGTCCTTTTTCAGAAAGGAGGTCGCGGTGATTGCCGCGCTCGATGATCTCGTTTTGATCGAGAAGGAGAACCTGATCGGCTTTACGGATAGTCAATGGAGGATCCAGGAAAATCCCCGCCACAGCACTGAATACGTCGGAAATCCAAAGTAGTGAGAGCATCCTACTCTCTCACGCGCAGGAACGGGCAGGATTCGCTTTTACGCTACTACTCCTCGGTAAAGCGCCGATAGAGATCTGCGTAGTGTCCTTTTCCGGAAAGGAGGTCGCGGTGATTGCCGCACTCGATGATCTCGTTTTGATCGAGAAGGAGAACCTGATCGGCTTTACGGAGGGTCAATGGAGGATCCAGGGAAAATCCGGGCCACAACACTGAATACGTGGGAAGTCCAAAGTAGTGAGAGCATCCTGCTC
Coding sequences within:
- a CDS encoding PLD nuclease N-terminal domain-containing protein translates to MQISIGASPRSSRRENETCPFLRVREQDALTTSDFRGLQWCGGIFPGSSVPLRRSRLFCFRGMHGTERKNHCLQLQFPVLWKKQKLEHPSMIALIDISLSELLGPDKVRSFLIPFICIGFLVEIAWLWCLIAHLKSEDMNPTDKICWTIVLCVLNWFGMILYILLAPESKNENAKISPQISYSSDSSPVSSLRR